The following proteins are encoded in a genomic region of Chryseobacterium cucumeris:
- a CDS encoding siderophore-interacting protein has translation MAKISTGQIVAEVTRKEYITDHFIRVYLYSPEVQVFKNTVVGDNNKIAVPPAGLNEIHFPTLDENHQWVYPPKDVAPSIRTYTHRGIDLEKNELIIDFVDHGDGGPASRWVREAEVGSKLGVMMRMEGKELYPAADWYLLAGDATAIPVISAILETLPETAKGTCIIEVHGKEDEQLLETKAQIDFKWLHNAQPQISSEITHAVKSIEIPETSKFGYVACEFSSVKEIRTYLRKEKNWTSQELYAYSYWKAGVAENESQADRHKEKESME, from the coding sequence ATGGCTAAAATTTCAACAGGGCAGATCGTTGCCGAAGTCACCAGAAAAGAATACATTACTGACCATTTTATCAGAGTGTATCTCTACTCGCCGGAAGTTCAGGTATTCAAAAATACGGTGGTGGGTGATAATAATAAAATTGCAGTTCCTCCGGCTGGTCTCAATGAGATTCATTTTCCGACGCTGGATGAAAACCATCAGTGGGTGTATCCGCCAAAAGATGTGGCTCCTTCCATCAGAACCTATACCCACAGAGGAATTGATCTGGAAAAAAATGAGCTGATCATCGATTTTGTAGATCATGGAGACGGCGGACCTGCTTCCAGATGGGTAAGAGAAGCTGAAGTAGGCTCCAAACTGGGAGTGATGATGCGCATGGAAGGTAAAGAGCTGTACCCTGCAGCAGATTGGTACCTGCTGGCCGGTGATGCTACGGCCATTCCGGTGATCAGCGCTATTCTGGAAACACTTCCCGAAACAGCAAAAGGAACCTGTATTATTGAAGTTCATGGAAAAGAAGACGAACAGCTGCTTGAAACTAAAGCACAGATTGATTTTAAGTGGCTGCACAATGCGCAGCCTCAGATCAGCAGTGAAATTACCCATGCGGTAAAAAGTATTGAGATCCCTGAAACTTCAAAATTCGGTTACGTTGCCTGTGAGTTTTCAAGTGTAAAAGAAATCCGAACTTATCTAAGAAAAGAGAAAAACTGGACTTCACAGGAATTGTACGCCTATTCTTACTGGAAGGCAGGTGTAGCAGAAAACGAATCTCAGGCAGACAGACATAAGGAGAAGGAATCGATGGAGTAG
- a CDS encoding TonB-dependent receptor, which yields MKKQYAFIGLLVSGLMLSQTVKDSIASKGIEDVVIVASRKPTKISEVPGTVWVVQKEKIQEQAKSGVPIKEMLSILIPSMDIGPQGRTNYGQNMRGRSALVMIDGVSLNSIRAISRQLDAIDPFNIERIEVLSGASSIYGGNATGGIINIITKTPSKKGISGETELGVRTGFMGKDDHDFRAAQSIAAKGDKFFGRLGLAYQQNGGVYGADQKQLFTDITQTDLQYNQSIDILATGGYQFNNKHKITASVQYYNSKFNGDRSLFLGENLSAFTTKNASLLEMRDGFSSDKNVGTERYMATVAYNGNGILGGQDLYVQLATRGEKLGFYPFPGNVTLQTGKIPYMSSSQQDTYYSGIKALLSKSWRGLNVTYGADFDFEKFEGTQSVYDMAKTMSSGGLINETKYSLGRYPTNHSQSYAGYVQAKYNILPKLQLNAGIRYQHINVKMDDFVGSEQQTQIAMGYGSSASAIPGGESSYNVTLANAGLLYKFNEQHQVWGTFSQGASLADPAKFYGIGQYKLVGTNWDVVSSINVKEQPLQAIKTNQFEVGYRVNRGGLRAQIAGFLSNSDKTVAVDKKTFQILVNDLKLRNMGIEAEVSYSLSNGVYFGASGLLIKSEVDKEGEWQKQEIYNASPSKFVTYIGYNIKNWSFRFQSLQNFTQKDELNNVVEGYNTSDLMMGYRFNWGKFNLGIQNLFNTDYQTIWSKRSQVLYATYGLPELFNYKGRGRTFNLSYTFEF from the coding sequence ATGAAAAAGCAGTATGCATTCATAGGTCTTTTAGTTTCGGGACTAATGCTTTCCCAGACCGTAAAAGATTCTATTGCCTCCAAAGGTATTGAAGATGTGGTAATCGTAGCCTCCAGAAAACCTACAAAAATCTCTGAAGTTCCGGGAACGGTCTGGGTAGTACAGAAAGAAAAGATTCAGGAACAGGCCAAAAGCGGAGTTCCGATCAAAGAAATGTTATCAATTCTGATACCTTCCATGGATATTGGTCCGCAGGGAAGAACCAATTATGGTCAGAATATGAGAGGACGTTCTGCCCTGGTGATGATAGACGGCGTTTCTCTGAACAGTATCCGTGCGATCAGCCGTCAGCTGGATGCTATTGATCCTTTTAATATCGAAAGAATTGAAGTGCTTTCAGGAGCAAGTTCAATTTATGGAGGTAACGCTACCGGTGGTATTATCAATATCATTACAAAAACACCTTCCAAAAAAGGAATCAGCGGTGAAACTGAACTGGGTGTACGTACAGGATTTATGGGAAAAGATGACCATGACTTCCGTGCTGCTCAGTCTATTGCGGCTAAAGGAGATAAGTTCTTTGGAAGATTGGGATTAGCCTATCAGCAGAATGGAGGTGTGTACGGGGCAGATCAGAAACAGCTTTTTACTGATATTACCCAGACTGACCTTCAGTATAATCAGTCTATTGACATTTTGGCTACGGGAGGATATCAGTTTAACAATAAACATAAAATAACAGCCTCTGTTCAGTATTACAACTCTAAATTTAATGGAGACAGAAGCTTATTTCTAGGTGAAAATTTAAGTGCATTTACTACAAAAAATGCTTCATTGCTGGAAATGAGAGATGGTTTCTCATCCGATAAAAATGTAGGAACGGAACGTTATATGGCAACCGTAGCGTATAACGGAAACGGAATTTTAGGCGGCCAGGATTTATATGTGCAATTGGCTACCCGAGGTGAAAAGTTAGGATTCTATCCATTCCCGGGAAATGTTACCTTACAGACGGGAAAAATACCTTATATGTCTTCTTCTCAGCAAGATACTTATTATTCCGGGATTAAAGCTTTGTTGTCAAAATCATGGAGAGGCTTAAATGTTACTTACGGAGCAGATTTCGATTTTGAAAAATTTGAAGGAACACAGTCTGTTTATGATATGGCCAAAACAATGTCCAGTGGAGGTTTAATCAATGAAACAAAATACAGCCTTGGCAGATATCCAACCAATCATTCACAGAGTTATGCAGGATATGTTCAGGCAAAATACAATATTCTTCCCAAATTACAACTGAATGCCGGAATCCGTTATCAGCATATTAACGTAAAAATGGATGATTTTGTAGGTTCTGAACAGCAGACCCAAATTGCAATGGGCTATGGAAGTTCAGCATCTGCAATTCCGGGAGGTGAAAGTTCTTATAATGTGACTTTAGCTAATGCAGGTTTATTATATAAATTCAATGAGCAGCATCAGGTTTGGGGAACATTTTCCCAGGGAGCAAGCTTAGCAGATCCTGCCAAATTTTATGGAATAGGACAGTACAAATTGGTAGGAACAAACTGGGATGTAGTATCCAGTATCAATGTGAAAGAACAACCGCTTCAGGCTATCAAAACCAATCAGTTTGAAGTAGGATACCGTGTGAACAGAGGAGGTCTAAGAGCGCAGATTGCCGGATTTTTGAGTAATTCAGACAAAACCGTTGCTGTAGATAAAAAGACGTTCCAGATTCTTGTGAATGATTTGAAATTAAGAAACATGGGAATTGAAGCTGAGGTTTCCTATTCTTTAAGCAATGGAGTGTATTTCGGTGCCAGCGGACTTTTGATCAAATCTGAGGTAGACAAGGAAGGAGAATGGCAGAAGCAGGAAATTTACAATGCTTCCCCTTCCAAATTTGTGACGTATATCGGGTATAATATTAAGAACTGGTCATTCAGATTCCAGTCGTTACAGAATTTCACGCAGAAAGACGAGCTTAATAATGTAGTGGAAGGCTATAATACATCAGATCTGATGATGGGATACCGTTTCAACTGGGGAAAATTCAACTTAGGAATTCAGAACCTGTTTAATACCGATTACCAGACGATCTGGAGCAAACGTTCTCAGGTTTTATATGCTACTTACGGACTTCCGGAATTGTTTAATTATAAAGGAAGAGGAAGAACATTCAACCTTTCCTACACTTTTGAATTTTAA
- a CDS encoding MFS transporter, which yields MYNKGLYSDWVPKPVQLLLIVLLLAVVMPIGGVYTGNISSLVSGTGAMTEYFMWANYATTIGMGACMPVVLRIKMRFKVRDKMVLLLVLLGLLSYVNGTTLQPMIFIFTSLMIGFMKMMVTIELFLPLMVMIGNRGVFYGAFYTFVLVMNQVATYYAAEFALLYNWQQFYLLTAVLCFILALIHWIFMHDKYFALKVPLHYIDWLSILLFISTFMFSAYVYSFGRQQDWFNSRNIIYGSIAAFVSFALLSIRQLTLKRPYLSFKIFTKNNVQHGLFMLFWLGMFLGTASIQNTFAVGVLGYDQLTNTRLSLLMIPGIILAGALAIFWFKKEKPLKMYIFSGFAAMVGYAIIMYFSMVLEFSYDNWYLPMFLKGYGMCSLFISVWFYTLDKLEMDEMLAAIGLVLVWRTFLAVGIFSTLYSWFQYRFQVTAIGDLAVYMDGMTVTPQNVAANMKAIQLNAIIIATKKIFGYIILVGLGVLIYVATHHFGAKRFQYFRFVRVLGGKSVIARRRLRERKKLLEEIKDAAGPAV from the coding sequence ATGTACAACAAAGGATTATATAGCGATTGGGTACCGAAACCCGTACAGCTGCTGCTGATTGTATTACTGCTTGCTGTGGTAATGCCCATCGGCGGGGTGTATACAGGAAATATCAGTTCTCTGGTAAGCGGTACCGGCGCCATGACAGAATATTTTATGTGGGCCAATTACGCCACTACCATTGGGATGGGAGCTTGCATGCCTGTTGTTCTGAGAATCAAAATGAGATTCAAAGTAAGGGACAAGATGGTGTTGCTTCTGGTGCTTTTAGGGTTGCTGAGCTACGTGAACGGGACTACTTTACAGCCAATGATTTTTATTTTTACTTCTTTAATGATTGGCTTTATGAAAATGATGGTTACCATAGAACTGTTTCTGCCATTAATGGTTATGATCGGAAATCGTGGAGTATTTTACGGAGCTTTCTATACCTTCGTTCTTGTAATGAACCAGGTGGCAACCTATTATGCTGCTGAGTTTGCCCTTCTTTACAACTGGCAGCAGTTCTACCTGCTTACAGCTGTTTTATGCTTTATTTTAGCATTGATACACTGGATTTTTATGCATGACAAATATTTTGCATTAAAAGTACCGCTGCACTATATTGACTGGCTGAGTATTTTGCTTTTCATTTCAACATTCATGTTTTCGGCTTATGTGTATTCATTTGGAAGACAGCAGGACTGGTTCAACTCCAGGAATATCATCTATGGAAGTATTGCAGCTTTTGTCAGTTTTGCACTACTTTCTATCCGTCAGTTGACTTTAAAACGCCCCTACCTTTCGTTTAAAATTTTCACAAAAAATAATGTGCAGCACGGTTTGTTCATGCTTTTCTGGCTGGGAATGTTTCTGGGAACAGCTTCTATTCAGAATACGTTTGCGGTAGGAGTTTTGGGATATGATCAATTGACCAATACCAGGCTGAGTCTACTGATGATTCCCGGAATTATCTTAGCCGGAGCTCTTGCTATTTTCTGGTTCAAAAAAGAAAAGCCATTGAAAATGTATATTTTTTCCGGTTTTGCCGCTATGGTTGGATATGCTATTATTATGTATTTTTCCATGGTGCTGGAGTTCAGTTATGACAACTGGTATCTGCCTATGTTTTTAAAAGGCTACGGAATGTGTTCATTGTTTATCTCCGTATGGTTTTATACACTGGATAAGCTTGAAATGGATGAAATGCTGGCGGCCATCGGGCTTGTATTGGTTTGGAGAACCTTCCTCGCCGTAGGAATTTTTTCAACTTTATATTCCTGGTTTCAATACCGTTTTCAGGTTACGGCAATAGGAGATCTTGCTGTTTATATGGATGGAATGACGGTGACTCCTCAGAATGTAGCAGCCAATATGAAAGCCATTCAGCTTAATGCCATTATCATCGCCACCAAGAAGATATTCGGATATATTATTCTGGTGGGATTGGGAGTGCTGATTTATGTTGCGACTCATCATTTCGGAGCAAAACGATTCCAGTATTTCAGATTTGTAAGAGTTCTTGGCGGTAAATCGGTCATTGCGAGAAGAAGACTTCGCGAAAGAAAAAAATTATTAGAAGAAATAAAAGATGCTGCAGGTCCTGCAGTATAA
- a CDS encoding HlyD family secretion protein: MENKGQTTQNTTPTPATSAAEHKKKKNKTNKIRAIISNIIVFLVIGFGLFWLIREYFHIGSKTYTEAAQVEEFINPINTRVSAYIKEIKFIEHQRVKKGDTLVILDDREILTQLGQAEAAYQNAMAQKTATSSSVNTVSNNINVMQSNIAGAKARLWNAEQNLNRYKNLLAAEAVTRQQYDQVKTEYDAQKAAYETLVNQKQSANLSTTEVKSRLGINDAEIKRTKSALDMARINLSYTVITAPYDGVMGRRTISEGQLIQPGQQVATIVLNGQKWVTANFLESQMPNIKVGEKISMTADALGGKQFEGIVTAVSAATGSRYSSVPTDNSTGNFIKVQQRIPVRIEFTASNKKEDLDKLSAGMNMNVNINKD; this comes from the coding sequence ATGGAAAACAAGGGACAAACTACTCAAAATACAACACCTACTCCGGCAACATCTGCTGCAGAGCATAAGAAAAAGAAAAATAAAACCAATAAAATCAGAGCCATTATATCCAATATCATCGTTTTTCTGGTGATCGGTTTCGGATTATTCTGGTTAATACGAGAATACTTTCATATCGGAAGTAAAACCTATACGGAAGCAGCACAGGTAGAAGAATTTATCAATCCTATCAATACCAGAGTTTCTGCCTATATCAAAGAAATTAAATTTATTGAACATCAGCGTGTAAAAAAAGGCGATACTTTGGTCATTCTTGACGACCGTGAAATCCTTACGCAACTGGGACAGGCTGAAGCCGCCTATCAGAATGCTATGGCTCAAAAAACAGCGACCAGCTCTTCTGTAAACACAGTTTCCAACAATATCAATGTGATGCAGTCCAATATTGCAGGAGCAAAAGCAAGATTGTGGAATGCCGAACAGAATTTAAACCGATATAAAAATCTTTTGGCAGCCGAAGCCGTTACGAGACAACAATATGATCAGGTGAAGACAGAATATGATGCTCAGAAGGCTGCTTATGAAACCTTAGTCAATCAAAAGCAATCTGCAAACCTTTCTACAACTGAAGTAAAAAGCAGATTGGGAATCAATGATGCTGAAATTAAAAGAACAAAATCTGCTTTGGATATGGCGAGGATCAATCTTTCGTATACTGTGATTACAGCGCCTTATGATGGAGTAATGGGAAGAAGAACTATTTCTGAAGGCCAGCTCATCCAACCAGGACAGCAGGTTGCGACAATCGTTCTGAACGGCCAGAAGTGGGTAACTGCCAATTTCCTGGAAAGCCAGATGCCGAATATCAAAGTAGGAGAAAAAATTTCTATGACAGCGGATGCTTTAGGAGGGAAACAATTCGAAGGAATTGTGACTGCTGTTTCAGCGGCTACCGGATCAAGATACTCAAGCGTGCCTACAGACAATTCTACCGGAAACTTTATCAAAGTACAACAGAGAATCCCTGTAAGAATTGAGTTTACAGCTTCTAACAAAAAAGAAGATCTGGATAAGCTGAGCGCCGGAATGAATATGAATGTGAATATTAATAAAGACTAA
- a CDS encoding TolC family protein, with protein sequence MTKKIKTALSVLIAAFPALFFSQQIKQMTAGEVTELAVQNHQQLKVSAQNIDIAKQNTNVVKLQKLPTITASTSQFYLGDAVAIDKDFSNSTNVPMPHYGSSYAVQATQLIFKGGLVNKSIEMAGLREQLSELDLEKNKQDVKFLVISNYLDVYKIINQEEVFQNNKKLALERLKNIQKFYQQGMVTRNEVIRGELAIKNLDQGILTLTNNKKILNYNLNIALGLASDTEIVPTESLETKEAGIGMDYYTDLAHESNPLLKSAQKNIAVADKNIEIIKTDNSPTLAGFGGYTLQRPITTRNPVLDMYSGGWQTGVSLSYNIDTLYKTKEKVKLGELQKNQANDAMTLVQQNVDMAVNAAYTKYQEAIQQADILNDSKRLAEENYKITEAKYLNQLAVQAEMIDAQNQKLQAELDYANAEINVLYQYYNLLKSTGTL encoded by the coding sequence ATGACAAAGAAAATAAAAACAGCACTATCAGTATTGATAGCAGCTTTTCCTGCGCTGTTTTTTTCACAACAGATCAAACAGATGACCGCAGGTGAGGTGACGGAACTCGCTGTTCAGAATCACCAGCAGCTCAAAGTCTCCGCACAGAATATTGATATTGCAAAGCAGAACACCAATGTGGTTAAGCTTCAGAAACTTCCTACCATTACAGCTTCTACAAGCCAGTTCTATTTAGGAGATGCAGTAGCCATTGATAAAGATTTTTCAAATTCTACAAACGTTCCGATGCCACATTACGGAAGTTCGTATGCGGTACAGGCAACACAGCTGATCTTCAAAGGAGGATTGGTGAATAAATCTATTGAAATGGCTGGGCTTCGCGAACAGCTTTCGGAACTGGATTTAGAGAAAAATAAACAGGATGTGAAATTTTTAGTGATTTCCAATTATCTGGATGTCTATAAAATCATCAATCAGGAAGAAGTATTTCAGAATAACAAAAAACTGGCTCTGGAACGTCTGAAAAATATCCAGAAGTTCTATCAGCAGGGAATGGTAACGCGAAACGAAGTGATTCGTGGAGAATTGGCCATCAAAAACCTGGATCAGGGGATTCTTACCCTTACCAACAATAAAAAAATCCTTAATTATAATCTGAATATTGCTTTAGGTTTAGCTTCTGACACAGAGATCGTGCCTACAGAAAGTCTGGAGACTAAAGAAGCAGGAATAGGTATGGATTACTACACAGATCTTGCACACGAAAGCAATCCTTTGCTGAAATCTGCTCAAAAAAACATTGCGGTAGCAGATAAGAATATTGAAATCATCAAAACAGACAATTCACCTACGCTGGCCGGATTTGGCGGATATACGCTGCAAAGACCGATCACGACGAGAAATCCTGTTTTGGATATGTACTCAGGGGGCTGGCAGACTGGGGTTTCTCTGAGTTACAACATTGATACTCTCTATAAAACAAAAGAAAAAGTAAAATTAGGAGAACTGCAAAAGAATCAGGCAAATGATGCCATGACTCTGGTGCAGCAGAATGTAGATATGGCAGTGAATGCTGCCTATACCAAATATCAGGAAGCGATTCAGCAGGCAGATATTCTGAATGATTCCAAAAGACTGGCGGAAGAAAACTACAAGATTACGGAAGCCAAATATCTGAATCAGCTGGCCGTGCAGGCGGAAATGATTGATGCACAGAACCAGAAACTGCAGGCAGAGCTTGATTACGCCAATGCTGAAATCAATGTTTTATATCAGTATTACAACCTTTTGAAATCTACAGGAACACTTTAA
- a CDS encoding helix-turn-helix domain-containing protein — translation MSALEKFGVDIFTERNIFERIAVGKPFRPENPAFIFIKSGTIKLRQHFSDLEVSANMFMVTDPQTIYEVVGVTADFQSRMVSYKREFISALSLKFNRLITYRYFRQQMNKGVPFPEDEMEVVWKSVNFLKYILDSDTEMLYKKEMVEHLFSVFCYQMAGIISKEDNSSMNQMSRQEEIVFVFLTDLAEHHLTERTVEFYAERQSITTRHLSSVVKTITGKSASQIIALIVINEAKVLLNSSNKPVSEISSILGFSDQYSFSHFFKKHLEVSPRQYRHQFEN, via the coding sequence ATGTCTGCCCTGGAAAAATTTGGCGTCGATATTTTTACGGAACGGAATATTTTCGAGCGAATAGCTGTAGGTAAACCGTTTCGTCCCGAAAATCCTGCATTTATATTTATTAAATCAGGAACTATAAAACTTCGCCAGCACTTCAGTGATCTGGAGGTTTCTGCCAACATGTTTATGGTAACCGATCCCCAAACTATTTATGAAGTGGTAGGAGTAACGGCTGACTTTCAGTCGAGGATGGTTTCTTATAAAAGAGAATTTATTTCTGCCTTATCATTAAAATTTAATCGTCTGATTACTTACCGATATTTCAGACAGCAGATGAATAAAGGAGTTCCTTTTCCTGAAGACGAAATGGAAGTCGTTTGGAAAAGCGTCAATTTCCTGAAATATATCCTGGATTCTGATACCGAAATGCTTTATAAGAAGGAAATGGTAGAGCACCTTTTTTCTGTTTTCTGCTATCAGATGGCAGGAATTATTTCCAAGGAGGATAACAGCTCTATGAACCAGATGTCCAGACAGGAAGAAATTGTATTTGTCTTTCTTACCGATCTTGCAGAGCATCATCTTACTGAAAGAACCGTTGAATTCTATGCCGAACGGCAGTCAATTACAACCAGACATCTTTCTTCTGTAGTAAAGACCATTACGGGAAAATCTGCAAGTCAGATCATTGCTTTAATTGTTATTAATGAAGCGAAAGTGCTCTTAAACTCTTCCAATAAACCGGTTTCGGAGATTTCCTCAATTCTCGGATTCAGCGATCAATACTCATTTTCTCATTTTTTTAAGAAGCATCTTGAGGTAAGCCCTAGACAGTACAGACATCAGTTCGAAAATTAA
- a CDS encoding DUF962 domain-containing protein, producing the protein MRKVDLLFAEYSKSHRNPTNKFIHWICVPLIFWTILGFASLIPSPHFCASYFGCASIVSLIVIILITLFYIRLSLLIAVIMIVVMLMMEHFIYLANISFGRQSWMVYLSVFIITWIFQFIGHKIEGKKPTFLKDLQFLLIGPIWLLGFVLKKTGIRY; encoded by the coding sequence ATGAGAAAGGTTGATCTATTATTTGCAGAATACAGTAAAAGCCATAGAAACCCGACCAACAAGTTCATTCACTGGATTTGTGTACCCTTAATTTTCTGGACGATTCTGGGGTTCGCCTCCCTGATTCCTTCCCCTCATTTCTGCGCTTCCTATTTCGGATGTGCCAGTATCGTAAGCCTTATTGTGATTATTCTGATCACCCTTTTCTATATAAGGCTGTCTTTATTGATCGCTGTTATCATGATCGTGGTCATGCTCATGATGGAACATTTCATCTATCTGGCCAATATCAGTTTCGGAAGACAATCATGGATGGTTTACCTTTCTGTGTTTATCATCACATGGATTTTTCAGTTTATTGGGCATAAAATTGAAGGAAAAAAGCCTACTTTCCTTAAAGATCTCCAGTTTCTTCTGATAGGACCCATATGGCTTTTAGGCTTTGTTCTTAAAAAGACAGGAATCAGATATTAA
- a CDS encoding DUF2891 domain-containing protein yields MKKSLLALAFSPFLMYAQEAPKLTDEMAMKLSDKPLHCINQEYPNKTAHIINNAGEVPLTPKDLHPSFYGCFDWHSSVHGHWMLTRLLKTKPNLSNAKEIEKILDESFQKEKLQTEADYFTKYQLTGTFERTYGWAWILKLDEELTTWDHPKAKIWHQNLKPLTDQILKSWKTYLPKQTYPNRTGVHPNTAFAMSFAIDWARANKDKEFESQLTEKAKYFFLKEQKTPAYLEPDGSDFFSPSLEIADLMRRVLPQKEFVQWLNAFYEKRSLENVEKIPVVSDLSDYQTVHLVGLSFSKAWCMKGISNALPANHPLKKDFKKTADVFLNNGLPLLFQGNYGGDHWLASFAVYALED; encoded by the coding sequence ATGAAAAAAAGTCTTTTAGCATTAGCGTTTTCTCCATTTCTGATGTATGCCCAGGAAGCTCCGAAACTTACAGACGAAATGGCAATGAAATTATCCGACAAGCCTCTTCACTGTATCAACCAGGAATATCCTAATAAAACTGCCCATATCATCAATAATGCAGGCGAAGTTCCTTTGACTCCAAAAGATCTTCACCCTAGTTTTTATGGATGTTTCGACTGGCATAGCTCTGTTCACGGTCATTGGATGCTGACCAGACTTTTGAAAACGAAACCCAATCTCTCCAATGCCAAAGAGATTGAAAAAATTCTGGATGAATCATTTCAAAAAGAAAAACTTCAGACAGAAGCAGATTACTTTACAAAATATCAGCTGACAGGAACTTTTGAAAGAACCTATGGCTGGGCGTGGATCTTAAAACTAGATGAAGAACTCACAACCTGGGATCATCCGAAAGCTAAAATATGGCACCAAAATCTGAAACCGCTGACAGATCAGATCCTGAAATCATGGAAAACTTATCTTCCAAAGCAAACATATCCTAACAGAACCGGAGTTCATCCTAACACGGCATTTGCCATGTCTTTTGCCATCGATTGGGCCAGAGCCAATAAAGATAAGGAGTTTGAAAGCCAGTTGACGGAAAAGGCAAAATACTTTTTCTTGAAAGAACAGAAAACACCTGCTTATCTGGAACCGGACGGATCCGATTTCTTTTCGCCAAGTCTTGAAATTGCAGACCTGATGCGAAGAGTGCTTCCTCAAAAAGAATTTGTACAGTGGCTGAATGCTTTCTACGAAAAGAGAAGTCTTGAAAATGTTGAAAAAATTCCTGTAGTAAGTGATCTGAGCGATTACCAAACCGTTCATCTTGTAGGGCTATCTTTTTCTAAAGCATGGTGTATGAAAGGAATCTCAAATGCACTTCCCGCTAATCATCCCCTGAAAAAAGATTTTAAGAAAACAGCTGATGTATTTCTCAATAATGGATTACCATTACTTTTTCAGGGAAATTATGGCGGGGATCACTGGCTGGCCAGTTTTGCGGTATATGCGCTGGAAGATTAA
- a CDS encoding DUF4349 domain-containing protein, which translates to MKKIIFLLSGLILINCSKSGGEKHEAKADMMEVITEDKAPSSAASYSPISVSEKLVSDENGTNKDVYTPKKTDTVSKKIIKNGDMKIQVGDIQKAQKQVNEIIRKNSAYIQKEEFQNTDMDDNLSLIIRVPHKNFDALINSFSDGVGTVLSKNISSNDVTEEYTDVAIKLANKKIYLEKYRDMLRSAATTKDMLEIQENIRELEDEIDVAEGRLRFIDDRVNYSTLNLNLYKEKVRSSATSKIGFGSRFVDSVTEGWNSFVSFMLGIISLWPFFLLIPVIIFIWRKWRSKKKE; encoded by the coding sequence ATGAAAAAAATTATTTTCCTGTTATCAGGTCTTATTCTGATCAACTGCAGCAAATCAGGCGGCGAAAAACACGAAGCGAAAGCCGACATGATGGAAGTTATAACCGAGGATAAAGCGCCTTCTTCCGCAGCTTCATATTCACCAATTTCTGTTTCCGAAAAGCTGGTATCTGATGAAAATGGAACCAACAAAGACGTTTATACCCCTAAGAAAACAGATACGGTATCCAAAAAAATTATCAAAAACGGTGATATGAAGATTCAGGTGGGCGATATACAAAAAGCACAGAAACAGGTCAATGAAATTATCAGGAAAAACAGTGCTTATATCCAGAAAGAAGAATTTCAAAATACGGATATGGATGATAACCTTAGTCTGATTATCCGTGTACCTCATAAAAATTTTGATGCTCTGATCAATTCTTTTTCAGATGGCGTAGGAACTGTTTTATCTAAAAATATTTCATCCAATGATGTCACAGAGGAATATACCGATGTAGCGATAAAGCTGGCCAATAAAAAGATATATCTGGAAAAATACCGTGATATGCTTAGAAGTGCTGCTACCACAAAAGATATGCTGGAAATTCAGGAAAATATCCGTGAACTGGAAGATGAAATTGATGTAGCCGAAGGCAGACTTCGTTTTATTGATGACCGGGTAAATTACAGTACTCTGAATTTGAATTTATACAAAGAAAAAGTGAGAAGTTCCGCCACTTCAAAAATAGGTTTTGGGAGCCGTTTTGTAGATTCGGTAACGGAAGGCTGGAACAGTTTTGTAAGCTTTATGCTTGGAATCATTTCTCTGTGGCCTTTCTTTTTGCTTATTCCTGTTATTATTTTTATTTGGAGGAAATGGAGATCAAAGAAAAAAGAGTAA